A region of Saccharomyces mikatae IFO 1815 strain IFO1815 genome assembly, chromosome: 12 DNA encodes the following proteins:
- the PIG1 gene encoding protein phosphatase regulator PIG1 (similar to Saccharomyces cerevisiae PIG1 (YLR273C) and GAC1 (YOR178C); ancestral locus Anc_6.70), with protein sequence MPSYHGKKLKPSLKLSKTISISSFISSTTFNSFSPLEDSTSASSSTSSSSGKSVRFATHLYTIKKFNTKSAPISISEKSGNESTNYGTSKFASNLYENATLSNLSHINSKDQPYILDFLDYSDLDYNDKDDEYDNESDIEDNELFVNNYNLLIEKDSIYPGEENKFDIADWKIISSNLNRFKSNPKIDATKLEHSIFEYLNGQNIKVHSLELSEPATYDDVRCNNFGRCQISGLLFVNNLNFEKKVEIKFTLNNWTDIHYISANYSKSVTPQVDEFKFIIDISALKLNLVSKKLIFANFFEKKTACSLNLQFCCRYDVNGFDNRSFYDNNDYRNYELTISLSVINLNREISILPKNDSTILPLTLRNKNSDSSTSKINEKAKKPLRTFNKDTDYFNDSPIKHKFHHSFKAKAACKTRDVFQNSRTETNDSEVRPFDYFVQPLDSQTDEELSDSSYDLSLHDFNYWEFGNHGLGKALADSDILQFKNYPKSEPFSKYPIIDNTISLNTGDSTVQLKIQDLKNNLSQGGESSKTRTASNRSPLYDDKCKASLIYANWNNSTDTLMKKNDKQSVESGSSSQLSIATIKVKEDSSHQDNIINELICSSPAFLSLNNSALPSLFSGDSMSDSSREYEDKISLTSNEIDILRDYFSKSPSPSPSPILP encoded by the coding sequence ATGCCCTCATACCATGGTAAGAAGCTTAAGCCGTCTTTgaaactttcaaaaacaatttcCATTTCCTcctttatttcttcaacaaccTTTAATTCATTTTCTCCATTAGAAGACTCAACATCTGCTTCTTCATCgacatcttcttcatcaggAAAATCAGTAAGGTTCGCTACTCATTTATATACaatcaaaaagttcaataCAAAATCTGCGCCCATCTCGATATCAGAAAAATCTGGTAACGAGTCAACCAACTATGGCACTTCTAAATTCGCAAgcaatttatatgaaaatGCTACTTTATCAAATCTTTCCCACATTAACAGTAAAGATCAACCCTAtattttggattttttaGATTACAGTGATCTAGATTATAATGATAAGGATGATGAATACGACAATGAAAGTGACATAGAGGACAATGAGTTGTTCGTAAATAATTATAACCTGCTTATTGAGAAGGACAGCATTTACCCAGGTGAAGAGAATAAATTTGATATTGCAGATTGGAAGATCATCAGTAGTAATTTGAACCGATTCAAAAGTAACCCTAAAATAGATGCGACTAAGTTGGAGCACAGTATTTTCGAATACTTGAACGgtcaaaatataaaagttCATTCCCTAGAACTATCCGAACCTGCAACTTACGACGACGTTCGCTGCAATAATTTTGGCCGCTGTCAAATTTCGGGACTTCTATTTGTCAATAATTTGAATTTCGAGAAGAAAGTAGAGATTAAATTCACCCTAAATAATTGGACAGATATTCATTACATCAGTGCGAACTATAGTAAGTCTGTTACCCCTCAAGTTGATGAGTTTaaatttattattgatatatctgcattgaaattgaatttAGTGTCGAAGAAGTTGATTTTTgctaatttttttgaaaagaaaaccgCTTGCTCTCTAAATTTACAATTCTGTTGTCGCTATGATGTAAACGGGTTCGACAATAGATCGTTTTATGACAATAACGACTATAGAAACTATGAACTAACGATCTCTTTATCTGTCATAAATCTAAACCGTGAGATTTCGATATTACCGAAGAATGATTCCACTATTCTTCCATTAACGCtgagaaataaaaattcaGATTCATCTACGTcaaaaattaatgaaaaagcCAAAAAGCCGCTAAGAACATTTAACAAAGATACAGACTACTTTAATGACTCGCCAATAAAGCACAAGTTTCATCATTCATTTAAAGCAAAAGCGGCCTGTAAAACAAGGGACgttttccaaaattctAGAACAGAAACAAATGATAGCGAAGTGAGGCCTTTTGACTACTTCGTCCAGCCGTTAGATTCACAaactgatgaagaattatcTGATAGCTCTTATGATTTATCTTTGCACGATTTCAATTATTGGGAGTTTGGTAACCACGGACTTGGAAAAGCACTTGCTGATTCGGATATCTTACAGTTCAAAAATTATCCGAAATCAGAACCCTTCAGTAAGTATCCTATAATAGATAATACGATCTCATTAAACACTGGAGATAGTACTGTACAGTTGAAAATACAAGATCTCAAAAATAATTTGAGCCAAGGGGGGGAAAGCTCTAAAACAAGGACTGCATCAAACAGATCCCCATTATACGACGATAAATGCAAAGCTTCTTTGATTTACGCAAATTGGAATAATTCTACTGATACcctaatgaagaaaaacgaCAAACAATCTGTAGAGTCAGGCTCCTCTTCGCAATTATCTATAGCGActataaaagtaaaagaagattCATCTCATCAAGATAATATCATTAATGAATTGATATGCTCTTCACCGgcatttttatctttaaaTAATTCGGCTTTACCATCACTTTTTTCTGGTGATAGTATGTCTGATAGCTCAAGAGAATATGAAGATAAGATTTCTCTTACCTCCAATgaaattgatattcttcGTGATTATTTTTCCAAGTCGCCATCACCGTCACCATCGCCCATATTACcatga
- the MCM5 gene encoding MCM DNA helicase complex subunit MCM5 (similar to Saccharomyces cerevisiae MCM5 (YLR274W); ancestral locus Anc_6.71): protein MSFDRPEIYSAPVLQGESPNDDDNTEIIKSFKNFILEFRLDSQFIYRDQLRNNILVKNYSLTVNMEHLIGYNEDIYKKLSDEPSDIIPLFETAITQVAKRISILSRAQSGSNSNQDADGTITDTDSLLLNSLPTFQLILNSNANQIPLRDLDSEHVSKIVRLSGIIISTSVLSSRATYLSIMCRNCRHTTSITINNFNSFTGNTVSLPRSCLSTAESESSMANETNIGDESTKKNCGPDPYIIIHESSKFIDQQFLKLQEIPELVPVGEMPRNLTMTCDRYLTNRVIPGTRVTIVGIYSIYSSKNGAGSGRSGGGNGGSGVAIRTPYIKILGIQSDVETSSIWNSITMFSEEEEEEFLQLSRNPKLYEILTNSIAPSIFGNEDIKKAIVCLLMGGSKKILPDGMRLRGDINVLLLGDPGTAKSQLLKFVEKVSPIAVYTSGKGSSAAGLTASVQRDPMTREFYLEGGAMVLADGGVVCIDEFDKMRDEDRVAIHEAMEQQTISIAKAGITTVLNSRTSVLAAANPIYGRYDDLKSPGDNIDFQTTILSRFDMIFIVKDDHNEERDISIANHVINIHTGNANAIQNQQEENGTEISIEKMKRYITYCRLKCAPRLSPQAAEKLSSNFVTIRKQLLINELESTERSSIPITIRQLEAIIRITESLAKLELSPIAQERHVDEAIRLFQASTMDAASQDPIGGMNQAAGTSLSEIRRFEQELKRRLPIGWSTSYQTLRREFVDTHRFSQFALDKALYALEKHETIQLRHQGQNIYRSGV from the coding sequence ATGTCATTTGATAGACCAGAAATATATAGTGCTCCTGTTTTACAAGGAGAATCACCTAACGACGATGATAATACAGAAATTATAAAGTCCTTCAagaatttcattttggAGTTTAGATTAGACTCACAGTTTATTTACAGAGACCAATTAAGGAACAATATTCTGGTAAAAAATTATTCTCTGACTGTTAACATGGAGCATTTGATCGGCTACAACGAAGACATATACAAGAAATTATCCGATGAACCTTCAGATATCATTCCCTTATTCGAAACTGCAATAACACAGGTGGCGAAAAGGATAAGTATTCTAAGTAGAGCTCAATCAGGCAGTAATAGCAATCAAGATGCAGACGGTACTATTACAGATACTGattctcttttattgaaCTCTCTGCCAACTTTCCAATTAATCTTAAATTCCAATGCAAATCAGATTCCACTAAGAGATTTGGATTCAGAACACGTCTCTAAGATTGTTCGTTTATCAGgtataataatatcaacTTCAGTTTTATCTTCTCGCGCCACGTACCTCTCTATAATGTGTAGAAATTGCAGACACACAACATCTATAACGATCAACAattttaattctttcacGGGCAATACTGTCAGTTTACCACGTTCGTGTTTATCTACTGCTGAGAGTGAATCTTCCATGGCAAATGAGACAAATATTGGAGATGAATCgacgaaaaaaaattgtggTCCCGACccatatattattattcatGAATCTTCAAAGTTTATTGACCAACAGTTTTTAAAATTGCAGGAAATCCCGGAATTGGTTCCAGTAGGTGAAATGCCCAGAAATTTAACCATGACTTGTGACCGCTACCTAACAAACAGAGTCATTCCTGGTACAAGGGTAACCATAGTTGGTATATATTCTATCTATAGTTCTAAGAATGGTGCTGGATCAGGAAGAAGCGGAGGTGGTAATGGAGGAAGTGGTGTTGCTATCAGAACACCTTATATTAAAATATTAGGGATTCAATCTGATGTGGAAACTTCTTCTATTTGGAATTCCATAACAATGTTTAGcgaggaagaagaggaagagttTCTGCAGTTAAGTAGAAACCCAAAGCTTTATGAAATTCTGACGAACTCTATTGCCCCCTCTATTTTTGGCAATGAAGATATAAAGAAAGCCATTGTATGTTTATTGATGGGGGGTTCTAAGAAAATACTACCAGACGGTATGAGGTTAAGAGGTGATATCAATGTCTTACTATTGGGTGATCCAGGTACCGCAAAGTCCCAGTTATTAAAATTTGTAGAGAAAGTATCTCCAATTGCCGTTTATACATCTGGTAAAGGGTCTTCTGCAGCCGGGTTGACTGCCAGTGTACAAAGAGACCCCATGACAAGAGAGTTTTATCTGGAAGGTGGTGCTATGGTCCTAGCCGACGGTGGTGTTGTTTGTATCGACGAATTTGATAAGATGAGAGACGAAGATAGAGTGGCTATCCATGAAGCTATGGAACAACAAACAATATCCATCGCTAAAGCCGGTATCACTACGGTACTAAATTCTAGAACTAGTGTTTTGGCGGCAGCAAATCCAATATATGGCCGTTatgatgatttgaagtCTCCCGGTGACAACATTGATTTTCAAACTACCATTTTATCCCGTTTCGATATGATTTTCATTGTCAAAGATGACCATAATGAGGAACGCGATATTTCCATTGCTAATCACGTTATTAATATTCATACAGGAAATGCGAATGCTATCCAAAACCAGCAAGAGGAAAATGGTACAGAGATTAGTATTGAAAAGATGAAACGTTACATCACGTATTGCAGATTAAAGTGTGCGCCAAGACTTTCACCGCAGGCCGCTGAAAAACTATCTTCGAATTTCGTCACAATCCGAAAACAATTATTAATTAATGAATTAGAGTCAACGGAAAGGTCATCTATTCCAATTACTATTCGTCAATTGGAGgctattattagaatcaCTGAATCATTGGCTAAATTAGAACTAAGTCCTATTGCACAGGAAAGACATGTTGATGAAGCTATAAGATTGTTCCAAGCGTCTACAATGGATGCTGCCTCTCAGGATCCAATTGGTGGCATGAACCAAGCAGCCGGAACATCGTTGTCAGAAATTCGTCGTTTTGAACAAGaactgaaaagaagattacCTATTGGCTGGTCTACATCTTATCAAACTTTAAGAAGAGAATTTGTAGACACGCATAGATTTTCTCAATTCGCTTTAGATAAGGCTTTGTATGCGTTAGAGAAGCATGAAACGATCCAATTGAGACATCAGGGTCAGAATATTTACAGAAGTGGAGTATGA
- the SMD2 gene encoding mRNA splicing protein SMD2 (similar to Saccharomyces cerevisiae SMD2 (YLR275W); ancestral locus Anc_6.72), whose translation MSTQLIDRPKHELSKAELEELEEFEFKHGPMSLINDAMLTKTPVIISLRNNHKIIARVKAFDRHCNMVLENVKELWTEKKGKNVINRERFISKLFLRGDSVIVVLKTPVE comes from the exons ATGTC TACGCAATTAATTGACCGTCCAAAGCATGAGCTTTCCAAAGCAGAGTTAGAGGAACTAGAAGAATTCGAATTTAAGCATGGACCAATGTCCCTCATAAATGATGCTATGCTTACAAAAACACCCGTAATAATCTCGTTAAGAAATAATCACAAAATAATAGCGAGAGTAAAAGCCTTCGATAGGCATTGCAATATGGTTCTAGAAAATGTGAAAGAGCTTTGGACAGAgaaaaaaggtaaaaatgTAATTAATCGTGAAAGATTTATAAGTAAACTATTTCTTAGAGGTGATTCAGTTATCGTGGTGTTGAAGACCCCTGTAGAGTGA
- the DBP9 gene encoding ATP-dependent DNA/RNA helicase (similar to Saccharomyces cerevisiae DBP9 (YLR276C); ancestral locus Anc_6.73), with translation MSSGKKSVEGAYMDDSTTFESFHLDSRLLQAIKNIGFQNPTLIQSHSIPLALQQKRDIIAKAATGSGKTLAYLIPVIETILQYKKTIKNEEENGTLGIILVPTRELAQQVYSVLEKLVLYCSKDIRTLNISSDMSGSVLNTLLMDQPEIIVGTPGKLLDLLQTSINSISLSDLKFLVVDEVDLVLTFGYQDDLNKIGEYLPLKKNLQTFLMSATLNDDIQALKQKFCRSPAILKFNDEEINKNQNKLLQYYVRVNEFDKFLLCYVIFKLDLIKGKTLIFVNNIDRGYRLKLVMEQFGIRSCILNSELPVNSRQHIVDQFNKNVYQLLIATDDTEYIKEEDEDVEEGHNSGNEEEENSKTEPENEKKTSKKKKVQLKKDKEYGVSRGVDFKNVACVLNFDLPTTAKSYVHRVGRTARGGKTGTAISFVVPLKEFGKHKPSMLQSAKKDEKILSRIIKQQSKLGLELQPYKFDQKQVEAFRYRMEDGFRAVTQVAIREARVKELKQELLASEKLKRHFEENPKELQSLRHDKELHPARVQQHLKRVPDYLLPESVRGNGTKVKFIPFHNPKKRHPHRKGKVNKPKNGKVDPLKNFK, from the coding sequence atgagcAGCGGGAAAAAGTCTGTGGAAGGCGCTTACATGGACGATTCTACAACATTCGAATCGTTTCATCTTGATTCTCGTTTATTACAAGCTATTAAGAACATAGGATTTCAGAACCCAACATTAATTCAATCACATTCTATTCCTCTGGCTTTGCAGCAGAAGAGAGATATTATAGCAAAGGCTGCCACAGGTTCTGGGAAGACATTGGCTTACTTAATTCCTGTAATTGAAACTATTCtacaatataaaaaaacaattaaaaatgaggaagaaaatggtaCATTAGGTATTATACTTGTTCCAACAAGAGAATTGGCTCAGCAAGTTTATAGTGTTTTGGAAAAACTAGTCCTATATTGTTCAAAAGATATAAGAACTCTCAACATATCATCCGATATGTCTGGCTCAGTTTTGAATACCCTACTTATGGATCAACCTGAAATCATAGTTGGTACACCGGGCAAACTATTAGACCTCTTGCAAACAAGTATCAACTCTATTTCCTTGAgtgatttgaaatttttggtaGTCGATGAAGTGGATTTAGTGTTAACATTTGGCTACCAAGATGATTTAAACAAAATTGGTGAGTACTTaccattaaaaaaaaatctacaaACTTTTTTAATGAGTGCAACCTTGAACGATGATATACAGGCTCTGAAGCAAAAATTTTGTCGTTCTCCAGCTATTCTAAAGTTTAACGAcgaagaaataaataaaaaccaAAACAAACTACTTCAGTATTATGTGAGAGTTAACGAATTTGACAAATTCTTATTATGCTATGTCATATTCAAACTTGACTTAATCAAGGGTAAAACACTGATTTTTGTTAATAACATTGACAGAGGATATAGGCTCAAGCTAGTCATGGAGCAATTTGGTATCAGGTCCTGCATATTGAATAGTGAGCTGCCCGTTAATTCAAGGCAACACATTGTTGACCAGTTTAATAAAAACGTCTACCAATTATTAATTGCAACAGACGACACTGAATACataaaagaggaagatgaGGACGTAGAAGAAGGACATAATAGCggtaatgaagaagaagaaaactccAAAACAGAGcctgaaaatgaaaagaaaacaagcaagaaaaagaaagttcaattgaaaaaagataagGAGTATGGTGTTTCCCGTGGTgttgatttcaaaaatgttgCATGTGTCCTGAATTTCGATTTACCCACAACAGCTAAGTCTTATGTGCATAGAGTTGGTAGAACTGCTCGTGGCGGTAAAACTGGTACAGCTATTTCATTTGTGGTCccattgaaagaatttggtAAGCATAAGCCATCAATGCTACAATCCGCAAAGAAGGatgaaaagattctttCCCGAATTATCAAACAACAAAGCAAACTAGGATTGGAATTACAGCCTTATAAATTCGATCAGAAGCAAGTTGAGGCGTTTCGTTATAGAATGGAAGATGGTTTTCGCGCTGTAACTCAAGTTGCCATTAGAGAAGCTAGAgtaaaagaattgaaacAAGAGCTATTGGCGAGtgaaaagttaaaaagaCATTTCGAAGAAAATCCAAAAGAGTTGCAAAGTTTAAGGCATGATAAGGAATTACATCCAGCAAGAGTGCAACAGCATTTAAAGCGTGTTCCAGATTACTTACTCCCTGAATCAGTTAGAGGAAATGGAACCAAAGTTAAGTTTATTCCATTCCACAATCCCAAAAAGCGCCATCCACATAGAAAGGGCAAAGTCaataaaccaaaaaatGGCAAAGTGGATCCGTTGAAGAACTTCAAGTAA
- the YSH1 gene encoding cleavage polyadenylation factor subunit YSH1 (similar to Saccharomyces cerevisiae YSH1 (YLR277C) and SYC1 (YOR179C); ancestral locus Anc_6.74) — MERTNTTAFKFFSLGGSNEVGRSCHILQYKGKTVMLDAGIHPAYQGLASLPFYDEFDLSKIDILLISHFHLDHAASLPYVMQRTNFQGRVFMTHPTKAIYRWLLRDFVRVTSIGSSSSSMGTKDEGLFSDEDLVDSFDKIETVDYHSTVDVNGIKFTAFHAGHVLGAAMFQIEIAGLRVLFTGDYSREVDRHLNSAEIPPLSSNVLIVESTFGTATHEPRLNRERKLTQLVHSTVMRGGRVLLPVFALGRAQEIMLILDEYWSQHADELGGGQVPIFYASNLAKKCMSVFQTYVNMMNDDIRKKFRDSQTNPFIFKNISYLRNLEDFQDFGPSVMLASPGMLQSGLSRDLLERWCPEDKNLVLITGYSIEGTMAKFIMLEPDTIPSINNPEITIPRRCQVEEISFAAHVDFQENLEFIEKISAPNIILVHGEANPMGRLKSALLSNFASLKGTENEVHVFNPRNCVEVDLEFQGVKVAKAVGNIVNEIYKEESINIKEEAAVKIEPIKEEKEEDLDSGSGKDSDDVDEHKDVVVSGILVSDDKNFELDFLSLSDLREHHPDLSTTILRERQSVRVDCKKELIYWHILQMFGEAEVLQDDDKVTNQEPKFKREENNDRINNGKLILQIMGDIKLTIINTLAVLEWTQDLMNDTVADSIIAILMNVDSAPASIKLSSHSCDDHDHNNVELYEESEIDEVARAKQISRLFKEQFGDSFTLLLNKEDCASNGDTISGVITIGKNTAKIDFNNMKIVECNSNPLKGRVESLLNIGGNLVTPLC, encoded by the coding sequence ATGGAACGAACAAATACCACAGcatttaaatttttttcattaggAGGGAGTAATGAAGTTGGACGATCATGCCATATACTGCAATATAAGGGTAAAACGGTAATGCTTGATGCAGGAATTCATCCAGCGTACCAAGGGTTGGCTTCATTACCTTTTTACGATGAATTCGATCTTTCCAAAATTGATATCCTGTTGATTTCGCATTTTCATTTGGACCATGCTGCTTCACTCCCATATGTGATGCAAAGGACAAACTTTCAAGGCAGGGTTTTTATGACACATCCAACAAAAGCCATTTACAGATGGCTGCTGCGAGATTTTGTAAGAGTTACCAGTATAGgttcttcatcctcttccATGGGAACCAAAGACGAAGGACTTTTTTCTGATGAGGATCTGGTTGATTcctttgataaaattgaaacGGTAGACTACCACTCAACTGTGGACGTTAATGGTATTAAATTTACGGCATTCCATGCAGGCCATGTTTTGGGTGCAGCAATGTTTCAAATAGAGATTGCTGGCCTGAGGGTGTTATTTACAGGTGATTACTCAAGGGAAGTCGATCGTCACTTAAATTCTGCTGAAATACCTCCACTTTCATCAAACGTATTGATTGTGGAGTCTACCTTTGGTACCGCCACTCACGAGCCCCGTTTAAATAGAGAAAGGAAGTTGACCCAGTTAGTCCATTCTACAGTAATGCGAGGAGGCCGTGTCCTACTACCAGTTTTTGCTTTGGGGAGAGCTCAAGAAATCATGCTTATACTGGATGAGTATTGGTCCCAACATGCTGACGAACTTGGTGGTGGACAGGTTCCGATATTCTATGCGTCAAATTTAGCGAAAAAATGTATGAGTGTCTTTCAGACCTATGTAAATATGATGAATGATGACAttcgaaaaaaatttagagATTCTCAGACTAATCCTTttatattcaaaaatatttcttatCTAAGAAACTTGGaagattttcaagatttcGGTCCCAGTGTTATGTTGGCGTCACCAGGTATGCTGCAAAGTGGTTTATCAAGAGATTTACTAGAAAGGTGGTGCCCTGAAGATAAAAATCTAGTATTAATTACGGGTTATTCCATCGAAGGAACAATGGCAAAATTCATTATGCTTGAACCAGACACAATACCTTCTATAAACAATCCTGAAATAACTATTCCAAGACGTTGTcaagttgaagaaatctCCTTTGCTGCCCACgttgattttcaagaaaacttagaattcattgaaaagatCAGCGCACCAAATATTATCCTTGTTCATGGGGAAGCGAATCCAATGGGTCGTCTGAAGTCCGCACTATTATCCAATTTTGCATCTTTGAAAGGCACAGAAAATGAAGTTCATGTTTTCAATCCCAGAAACTGTGTAGAAGTGGATCTTGAATTTCAAGGTGTCAAGGTTGCAAAAGCTGTAGGAAACATTGTAAATGAGatatataaagaagagAGCATAAATATAAAGGAAGAAGCTGCTGTAAAAATTGAACctataaaagaagaaaaagaagaagatttagATTCCGGAAGTGGAAAAGATTCAGATGATGTAGATGAACATAAGGATGTAGTAGTTTCCGGAATCCTGGTTTCAGATGACAAAAATTTCGAATTGGACTTCCTTTCTTTGTCTGATTTAAGAGAACATCACCCTGATCtttcaacaacaatattaaGGGAGCGCCAATCAGTTCGTGTTGATTGTAAAAAAGAGCTTATTTACTGGCACATTCTGCAAATGTTTGGTGAGGCTGAAGTTCTTCAAGACGACGATAAGGTGACAAACCAGGAACCAAAGTTTAAgcgagaagaaaataatgaccGAATTAATAATGGTAAATTGATCTTACAGATAATGGGGGATATTAAACTAACTATTATTAACACTCTAGCTGTTTTAGAATGGACTCAAGATTTGATGAATGATACTGTAGCTGACTCCATTATTGCGATATTAATGAATGTTGATTCCGCCCCAGCCAGTATAAAGCTTTCGAGTCATTCTTGTGATGATCATGATCATAATAATGTAGAGCTttatgaagaaagtgaGATTGATGAAGTTGCGAGAGCGAAGCAAATTTCAAGGTTATTCAAAGAACAGTTTGGTGACAGTTTCACTTTACTTCTCAATAAAGAGGACTGTGCAAGTAACGGAGATACTATAAGTGGAGTTATTACTATCGGTAAAAACACAGCCAAAATTGATTTCAACAATATGAAAATTGTGGAATGTAATTCAAACCCATTAAAAGGCAGAGTAGAAAGCCTCCTAAATATCGGTGGTAATTTGGTCACACCGCTTTGTTGA